Proteins found in one Diorhabda carinulata isolate Delta chromosome 11, icDioCari1.1, whole genome shotgun sequence genomic segment:
- the LOC130899638 gene encoding uncharacterized protein LOC130899638, whose product MCVLRQGFTERYVLIKLVILVSFCLKYGYCDDDNSKRCPREITIVNNSTQVYWNSKGIDNEIVLSSPPCTDKYGNLVTRVCTNNTWIPANSTNLCSKLTRYGKRCPVQFSETSDSCIFFAAAQPWGNICSFEALTEDSNNVPLKNELLWLPYKRLHEYGPFESLTFGENFGIPIKKPIKGALTDVDFFNKNCLVVNTSSEEYYPEFCDRYHRYVCQFSKEEVYARCPHDCVSVDILSDACYCKQKQTCSELAKVNTMYDFTMLSDLADDDESIVGTITYPDLPFYEFNQSLSEHSWYYTKKNLSYSLCITQHPKQNSVEEAQLTLNFDDKERKLYLTIYSPEGLFENANEKTIYCFTNAAPYTIKTRKDVEQIIENRENVRSYNVYEVDLEDKIGIYYCEVFKSTYYVDDKIKSNPVLAYKTKSGTEFSARLKISNVCQLFNCNQTNLIDFKRILNKSLNFFKEETRVMDIYNFDLKSVDILIHISNEDTNDALEDFKYIKDNLESREDINVIYIRNSEYCLPETLHNLSWPLTPISQSAVSDQNCLQPNGLPVIRICRGDFLTGAEWGDVIGECSSDVELPESTKYIYSALQQNLTTETVNNVTNVIENDPNLPVLSIYYASKFLNKIFDDINSNILVDTTNNENNSVDSTMKIIDNLLNVNRELLASSQDLLNVTDDLIDVVENILIETTSNLTTFLLQEQNVIVHVTNPISSDIYGVVIYQEQGKEPIVADLHSNSSLYDLGPNALFALLIPEEILNHKNSSNITIITTIYFKDAFFESNHTTRPSGPVVSVTIPEFGGYLPSSIPIMFKESNYSEIPECGFWDYGKKTVRKKGHWSTSGGVYMGEFDIENHYHICMYSHLTHLSMLRITMEKFLSSTDDVILDVIAIIGDIMTLIGITGIFLTAFLFKIWRRKQGTIILLNLSISILLETFIMQISDSKFFVTVHSCTILGILLHYFVISKFCWMLVYSFLQYMRFVKVLTILPENIVLKSIIFGWGFAILPVGIVNIINSTTYTKRKYNYCYPVGANLYYGVLLPVSIIVFVNTFVFFAVMRRITSNTVESHGSKENIQKLQIQLACLLFFVLGVPWMFWVFANFIYIQWLKLTLIYLFAVTSNIQGFILFLFYVILNNETKAAWAKYFRKNRPKSFSSSIKTSSKSN is encoded by the exons ATGTGTGTTTTGCGACAAGGTTTCACTGAAAGATATGTATTAATAAAACTTGTGATTTTAGTTAGTTTTTGCTTAAAATATGGATATTGTGATGACGATAATAGTAAG CGTTGCCCGAGGGAAATAACTATAGTCAACAATTCAACTCAAGTATATTGGAATTCAAAAGGAATTGATAATGAAATCGTCTTATCTTCCCCACCTTGTACGGACAAATATGGAAATTTAGTAACAAGAGTTTGCACCAATAATACGTGGATTCCCGCAAATTCCACTAATCTTTGTTCAAAGCTCACACGGTATGGAAAACGATGTCCTGTTCAATTTTCAGAAACGTCTGATAGTTGCATTTTTTTCGCCGCTGCTCAACCATGGGGTAATATATGTAGCTTTGAAGCATTAACCGAAGATTCCAACAATGTACCGTTGAAAAACGAACTACTTTGGCTGCCATACAAGAGATTACACGAATACGGACCTTTTGAATCACTAACttttggagaaaattttggTATTCCTATTAAGAAACCTATAAAGGGAGCTTTAACTgatgtagatttttttaataagaattgtTTGGTAGTGAATACGTCGTCAGAAGAATACTACCCTGAATTTTGTGACCGATATCATCGATACGTTTGCCAGTTTTCTAAAGAAGAAGTTTACGCTAGGTGCCCCCATGATTGCGTTAGTGTGGATATACTTTCGGACGCATGTTACTGCAAGCAGAAACAAACTTGTTCCGAATTGGCAAAAGTAAACACTATGTATGATTTCACAATGTTGTCGGACTTAGCCGATGATGATGAATCTATAGTTGGAACTATCACTTATCCAGATTTACCATTTTATGAATTCAATCAATCTCTTAGTGAACATTCTTGGtattatacaaagaaaaatttgtcTTATTCTCTTTGTATTACTCAACATCCGAAACAAAATTCTGTTGAAGAAGCTCAGTTGACACTGAATTTTGACGACAAAGAAAGGAAATTGTATTTGACTATATACTCGCCTGAAGGTCTTTTCGAAAACGCAaacgaaaaaacaatttattgttttactAATGCAGCTCCTTATACTATTAAAACGAGAAAAGATGTCGaacaaataatcgaaaatagagaaaatgttCGATCGTACAACGTATACGAGGTTGATTTAGAAGATAAAATTGGTATTTATTATTGCGAAGTTTTCAAAAGTACATATTATGTAGACGATAAAATCAAATCGAATCCTGTATTGGCCTATAAAACTAAATCTGGTACCGAATTTTCGGCACGATTAAAAATCAGTAATGTATGTCAGTTATTTAACTGCAACCAAACGAATTTAATcgattttaaaagaattttgaacaaatctctgaattttttcaaagaagAAACAAGAGTTATGGATATTTACAATTTCGATTTGAAATCTGTAGatatattaattcatatatCAAATGAAGACACAAACGATGCTCTAGAagatttcaaatatatcaaagaTAACCTAGAAAGTAGAGAGGACataaatgttatatatataagaaatagtGAATATTGTTTACCTGAAACTTTACATAATTTAAGTTGGCCGTTAACGCCAATAAGTCAAAGTGCGGTATCTGACCAAAATTGTCTACAACCAAATGGTTTACCTGTTATACGAATATGTAGAGGTGATTTTTTAACAGGTGCTGAATGGGGAGATGTTATAGGAGAATGTTCTAGCGATGTGGAATTACCAGAGAgtactaaatatatttattccgcgttacaacaaaatttaactACAGAAACTGTTAACAACGTTACTAATGTTATAGAAAACGATCCTAATTTACCAGTTCTCTCAATATATTACgcctcaaaatttttgaataagatTTTTGACGATATCAACAGCAATATATTAGTAGACACTACTAACAACGAAAACAATTCAGTGGACAGTACCATGAAGATAATTGACAATTTGTTGAATGTAAATAGGGAACTTTTGGCGTCTTCACAAGATCTTTTAAACGTCACCGACGATTTAATAGATGtagtagaaaatatattgattgaaaCAACATCAAATTTAACTACGTTTCTACTCCAGGAACAAAATGTTATTGTACATGTCACTAATCCAATTTCAAGTGATATTTACGGCGTGGTAATTTACCAGGAACAAGGTAAAGAACCAATCGTGGCTGATCTTCACAGTAATAGTTCTTTGTACGATCTTGGTCCTAACGCACTTTTCGCTTTATTAATACCCgaagaaattttaaatcataaaaacaGTTCTAATATAACAATTATTACTACGATTTATTTCAAAGATGCTTTTTTTGAAAGTAACCATACAACAAGGCCCTCAGGTCCTGTTGTGAGTGTCACTATTCCAGAATTTGGTGGGTACCTACCGAGTAGTATACCTATAATGTTCAAAGAATCTAATTATAGTGAAATACCAGAATGTGGATTTTGGGATTATGGGAAGAAAACAGTTAGAAAAAAAGGGCATTGGTCTACATCCGGAGGAGTTTATATGGGAGAATTTGATATAGAAAATCATTATCATATTTGTATGTATTCACATTTAACTCATTTATCTATGTTGAGAATAACCATGGAAAAATTCTTGAGTAGTACGGATGATGTTATTTTAGATGTTATAGCTATAATAGGAGATATAATGACTTTGATAGGTATAACAGGAATCTTTTTAACagcatttctttttaaaatatggaGAAGGAAGCAGGGTACGATAATTTTACTAAATCTATCAATATCGATCCTTTTAGAAACGTTCATTATGCAAATAAGTGATTCAAAGTTCTTTGTAACAGTACACAGTTGTACAATTTTGGGTATCTTACTGCATTACTTTGTAATAAGCAAATTTTGTTGGATGTTGGTATATTCTTTTTTACAGTACATGAGATTTGTGAAGGTTTTAACTATACTACCAGAAAACATAGTACTGAAATCAATCATTTTTGGCTGGGGATTCGCTATTTTACCGGTAGGCATtgttaatattatcaattcaacaacgtatacaaaaagaaaatacaacTACTGTTACCCAGTGGGAGCTAATTTATATTACGGGGTATTATTGCCAGTGAGTATAATAGTATTTGTTAATACTTTCGTATTTTTTGCTGTAATGAGAAGAATCACATCGAACACCGTTGAATCTCACGGaagtaaagaaaatattcaaaaactacAAATACAATTAGCTTGccttttattttttgtactaGGTGTTCCTTGGATGTTTTGGGTGTTtgctaatttcatttatatacaaTGGTTGAAATTaactttgatttatttatttgctgTAACTTCGAACATACAAGGTTTCATACTCTTCTTGTTCTACGTTATTTTAAATAACGAAACCAAAGCTGCCTGGGCgaaatattttcgtaaaaataggCCCAAATCGTTTTCTAGTAGCATCAAAACGTCTAGTAAATCGAACTAG